In Planctomycetota bacterium, a single window of DNA contains:
- a CDS encoding ABC transporter ATP-binding protein — protein sequence MTKVFPSVDGGRPTAAVDGVSLTIEPGELFFLLGPSGCGKTTLLRMIAGFIEPTGGSIHFREPSGTRDVTHLAPEKRNTGMVFQSYALWPHMTVAQNVAFGLEVRGLPRDERERRVGEALTAVRMDHLAARRPTQLSGGQQQRVALARAMVIRPSVLLLDEPLSNLDAKLRLELRSEIRRVCKDSGITTVYVTHDQKEALSMADRVAVMAAGKVVQAGSPAALYRRPRTRFVAEFLGETNILEGAVEVQALPHSSAGGVHVRVRTAAGVVEAVSPDAPPAAGSAALVSVRPEGVRLAPDGPGLEGKVRERIYLGDTAQYSVQLVSGQVIRAAVLNPPASLPFDAPGSHVFVTLAPEDTVLLPAHAGE from the coding sequence CTGACGAAGGTCTTCCCGTCCGTGGACGGAGGCCGCCCCACCGCCGCGGTCGACGGCGTGTCGCTCACCATCGAGCCGGGCGAGCTCTTCTTCCTGCTCGGGCCCTCGGGCTGCGGCAAGACCACGCTGCTGCGCATGATCGCCGGGTTCATCGAGCCCACCGGCGGCTCGATCCACTTCCGCGAGCCGTCGGGCACGCGCGACGTCACGCACCTGGCGCCCGAGAAGCGCAACACGGGCATGGTGTTCCAGTCGTACGCGCTGTGGCCGCACATGACGGTCGCGCAGAACGTCGCCTTCGGGCTCGAGGTGCGGGGCCTCCCGCGCGACGAGCGCGAGCGGCGCGTCGGCGAAGCGCTCACCGCCGTCCGCATGGACCATCTCGCCGCCCGGCGCCCGACGCAGCTCAGCGGCGGGCAGCAGCAGCGCGTCGCGCTCGCCCGCGCCATGGTCATCCGCCCCAGCGTGCTGCTGCTCGACGAGCCGCTGTCGAACCTCGACGCCAAACTCCGCCTCGAACTGCGCTCCGAAATCCGCCGCGTCTGCAAGGACTCAGGGATAACCACGGTCTACGTCACCCATGACCAGAAGGAGGCGCTGAGCATGGCCGACCGGGTCGCGGTGATGGCGGCGGGGAAGGTGGTACAGGCGGGTTCGCCGGCGGCCCTGTACCGCAGGCCGCGAACGCGGTTCGTCGCTGAATTCCTTGGTGAAACAAATATTCTGGAAGGGGCGGTCGAGGTGCAGGCGCTCCCCCACTCCTCTGCGGGCGGAGTGCATGTCCGCGTGCGCACCGCGGCCGGGGTGGTGGAGGCCGTGAGCCCGGACGCGCCCCCCGCGGCCGGGTCGGCGGCGCTCGTCTCGGTCCGGCCCGAAGGTGTCCGCCTCGCGCCGGACGGACCAGGACTTGAGGGCAAGGTCCGAGAACGAATCTACCTGGGCGACACAGCGCAGTACTCGGTGCAACTCGTGAGCGGCCAGGTGATTCGTGCCGCGGTGCTGAATCCCCCGGCGTCGCTGCCGTTCGACGCGCCCGGCTCGCACGTGTTCGTGACGCTCGCGCCCGAAGACACGGTGCTGCTGCCGGCCCACGCGGGCGAGTGA
- a CDS encoding ABC transporter substrate-binding protein: protein MTRTPPTILRSGFLSLLTLCAMLAFVAFGVGCEDKKGGETTNTSSSGAAGATDSNPGPAAGGSGGATTKGAGNTHDTGSGPIKIGHFASMTGSEATFGVSTDNGIQLAIAERNADGGVKGRQVELITYDNQGKQQETTTVVTRLIQQDKVVALIGEVASSRSLAGAPKAQQFGVPMITPSSTNPDVTSVGDMISRVCFIDPFQGYVGAKFARENLKLSKAATLYNRAQAYSAGLNRNFKESFASMGGEVVIEQAYGDGDNDFSAQLTAIRAKNPDFIYVPGYYTEVVNIARQARRLGLNVPLIGGDGWDSEELKNAGDALDGSYFSNHYSHEDTRPEVQAFVKKYQETYAKVPDGLAALGYDAARLLFDAMDRAPSLHGKDLADAINATKNFPGVTGNISIDPARNATKDAVVLKIMGGRPTFEASIAAPK from the coding sequence ATGACCCGCACCCCCCCCACCATTCTCCGCTCCGGTTTCCTCTCGCTCCTCACCCTCTGCGCCATGCTCGCGTTCGTCGCCTTCGGCGTTGGGTGCGAGGACAAGAAGGGCGGCGAGACGACGAACACCTCTTCGAGCGGCGCCGCGGGCGCGACCGACTCCAACCCCGGTCCGGCCGCGGGCGGCTCGGGCGGCGCCACCACCAAGGGCGCCGGCAACACCCACGACACCGGCTCCGGGCCCATCAAGATCGGGCACTTCGCCAGCATGACCGGCTCGGAGGCCACCTTCGGCGTCTCGACCGACAACGGCATCCAGCTCGCGATCGCCGAACGCAACGCCGACGGGGGCGTCAAGGGCCGCCAGGTCGAACTCATCACTTACGACAACCAGGGCAAGCAGCAGGAAACCACCACCGTGGTGACCCGGCTGATCCAGCAGGACAAGGTGGTCGCGCTGATCGGCGAGGTGGCCTCGTCGCGCTCGCTCGCGGGCGCCCCCAAGGCCCAGCAGTTCGGCGTCCCGATGATCACCCCCAGCAGCACGAACCCCGACGTCACCAGCGTCGGCGACATGATCTCGCGCGTGTGCTTCATCGATCCCTTCCAGGGGTACGTCGGCGCCAAGTTCGCGCGCGAGAACCTGAAGCTCTCCAAGGCCGCCACGCTCTACAACCGCGCCCAGGCCTACTCCGCCGGGCTCAACCGCAACTTCAAGGAGTCCTTCGCGTCGATGGGGGGCGAGGTCGTCATCGAGCAGGCCTACGGCGACGGCGACAACGACTTCTCCGCCCAGCTCACCGCCATCCGCGCCAAGAACCCCGACTTCATCTACGTCCCCGGCTACTACACCGAGGTCGTCAACATCGCCCGCCAGGCCCGCCGCCTCGGGCTCAACGTCCCGCTCATCGGCGGCGACGGCTGGGACAGCGAGGAACTCAAGAACGCCGGCGACGCGCTCGACGGCTCGTACTTCTCCAACCACTACTCGCACGAAGACACCCGCCCCGAAGTCCAGGCCTTCGTCAAGAAGTACCAGGAGACGTACGCGAAGGTTCCCGACGGCCTCGCCGCCCTCGGCTACGACGCCGCCCGCCTGCTCTTCGACGCCATGGACCGCGCGCCCTCCCTCCACGGCAAGGACCTCGCCGACGCCATCAACGCCACCAAGAACTTCCCGGGCGTCACCGGCAATATCTCCATCGACCCCGCACGCAACGCCACCAAGGACGCCGTCGTCCTCAAGATCATGGGCGGCCGCCCCACCTTCGAGGCGTCCATCGCGGCGCCGAAGTAG
- a CDS encoding GNAT family N-acetyltransferase — MMRDASNRTAQRGIEIVLVRPAQPDDLEQWLELRAALWPDEASTHASEIERYFVDGTIDNIPHIVLIAVVDEPARAIGFAEVSVREAAAGCRTSPVAYLEGWYVRPESRVGGVGRALVDGARRWAVQRGLREFASDTAPEFAEISVPAHLACGFRAVADAPSPSAGAIAFMMSLHDS; from the coding sequence ATGATGCGGGACGCGTCGAATCGCACCGCACAGCGAGGAATCGAGATCGTGCTTGTTCGGCCCGCACAGCCCGACGATCTTGAGCAATGGCTCGAGCTCCGTGCCGCGCTGTGGCCCGACGAAGCCAGCACGCACGCGAGCGAGATCGAGCGGTACTTCGTCGATGGAACCATCGACAACATACCTCACATTGTGCTCATCGCCGTCGTCGACGAACCGGCTCGGGCGATTGGCTTCGCCGAGGTCTCGGTCCGCGAGGCCGCGGCTGGCTGCCGAACGTCTCCCGTCGCGTATCTCGAAGGCTGGTATGTCCGCCCCGAATCCCGCGTCGGTGGCGTCGGCCGAGCGCTGGTCGATGGCGCGCGGCGATGGGCCGTCCAACGCGGGCTTCGCGAGTTCGCCAGCGATACCGCGCCAGAGTTCGCAGAGATCAGCGTGCCCGCCCACCTCGCGTGCGGCTTTCGTGCGGTCGCAGACGCACCTTCGCCGTCCGCTGGTGCCATCGCGTTCATGATGTCGCTGCACGACTCCTGA
- a CDS encoding NUDIX domain-containing protein, translating to MPSESLDIEVIARGVLLAGDYVLLCRSVPGGYRYLPGGHVEFGEAAHAALAREFAEESDLPVRVGRCVHVDEHVFRQKSRLRHEINVTFHVEQATPGAGAGAEVAGQNTAAPAPVASREPDIAFDWVSVRELDSADLRPTAAAEIIRRVHGFPHDPFARWSSAVE from the coding sequence ATGCCGTCAGAATCGCTCGACATCGAAGTCATCGCGCGGGGCGTGCTCCTCGCGGGCGACTACGTACTCCTGTGCCGCTCCGTCCCGGGCGGCTACCGGTACCTCCCCGGCGGGCACGTCGAGTTCGGCGAGGCCGCGCACGCCGCGCTCGCGCGTGAGTTCGCGGAGGAGTCGGACCTGCCGGTGCGCGTGGGTCGGTGCGTGCACGTGGATGAACATGTCTTTCGGCAGAAGAGCCGCCTCCGCCACGAAATCAACGTGACGTTCCACGTGGAACAGGCCACGCCGGGCGCAGGCGCCGGTGCCGAAGTGGCGGGGCAGAACACGGCGGCCCCGGCGCCGGTCGCGAGTCGCGAGCCGGACATCGCGTTCGACTGGGTCTCGGTGCGCGAGCTCGACAGCGCGGACCTGCGCCCCACCGCCGCGGCCGAGATCATCCGGCGCGTGCACGGGTTCCCGCACGACCCGTTCGCGCGATGGTCGTCCGCCGTCGAGTAG